From the genome of Cellvibrio japonicus Ueda107, one region includes:
- a CDS encoding peptidase domain-containing ABC transporter, giving the protein MESVSNLLHFSKKNRLPVIFQSEASECGLVCVLMIAAYYGHKIDLATARSQFSVSSKGLNLKGVIDIAQHLHLQARPIRAELAYLQKMNLPAIVHWNLNHFVVLSKITDDYAVIHDPAKGKVKLKISDFSLSFTGVAVELFPTNDFKRREEVTSLKISDFWSNMTGLKRNIVSIFILSLALQLFAIAAPLLQQVVVDDAISNKDNELLIVLCIGFFLVNCFQQLISYLRSKISLYFTNLLGFQLSANLTRHMLRLPISFFEKRTIGDITTRFSSLGPIESLLTSGLIAIVLDSVMFVVALLMSFLYSAKLTMIVICLLFIGFVIDLVVFPYRKSMEEKIIELSAKESTVFLENIRAAKIIKIFGQETCRERIWLNRKADFNNSSIELANFDINFGFFVSFFGIISSVMMLYIGAQMVIKGEFTIGMLFAYQAYSGQFSGRLSALFGHFLSFKMLNLHLTRLSDIAHHEAETNTLSSAGYTQLPDNKISTVRFENLSFRYADNEPWVLKDVNVEINDGDMLAFVGPSGQGKSTLLKLLIGLLKPTEGAIYINNIDLTRLDPNEYRKMLGVIMQDDSLLSGTIRENITFFDQQTDEEALTEAAKIACIDGDILKFPMGYNTLVGEMGSALSGGQKQRIYFARAIYRKPNLLMLDEGTANLDVPTEIAIANTIKAYAGIRIVVAHRPALVEIASRVFLVDNTRVIEFKER; this is encoded by the coding sequence ATGGAGTCGGTCAGTAATCTTCTTCATTTTTCAAAGAAAAACCGCCTCCCCGTTATATTTCAGTCAGAAGCATCTGAGTGTGGGTTGGTATGTGTGCTTATGATCGCTGCTTACTATGGGCATAAAATTGACCTGGCAACAGCGAGAAGTCAGTTTAGTGTTTCATCAAAAGGGTTGAATCTCAAAGGGGTGATAGACATAGCCCAACATTTACATTTGCAGGCAAGGCCAATAAGGGCCGAATTAGCCTATCTGCAAAAAATGAATCTTCCCGCAATCGTGCACTGGAATTTAAACCATTTTGTTGTGTTGTCGAAAATAACCGATGACTATGCCGTCATTCATGACCCGGCAAAAGGGAAGGTAAAACTTAAAATTTCCGATTTTTCATTATCGTTTACGGGTGTTGCAGTCGAGCTATTCCCTACCAATGATTTCAAAAGAAGAGAAGAAGTAACCTCCCTTAAAATTTCAGATTTCTGGTCGAATATGACAGGTCTGAAAAGAAATATTGTGAGTATATTTATTCTCTCGCTTGCCTTACAGCTGTTTGCTATTGCAGCCCCATTACTTCAGCAGGTTGTAGTAGATGATGCGATTTCCAATAAGGACAATGAACTGCTTATTGTTTTATGCATTGGATTTTTTTTAGTCAATTGCTTTCAGCAATTAATAAGTTACCTTCGGTCTAAAATATCGCTTTATTTTACCAATTTATTAGGATTTCAGTTGTCGGCAAATCTGACCCGGCATATGTTGAGATTACCTATCTCTTTTTTCGAAAAGCGAACAATTGGCGATATAACGACACGATTCTCTTCTCTTGGCCCTATAGAGTCGTTATTGACATCAGGATTAATAGCCATCGTGCTGGATAGCGTGATGTTTGTGGTCGCGTTACTCATGTCTTTTTTGTATTCGGCCAAATTAACAATGATTGTTATATGCCTGCTTTTTATTGGCTTTGTCATAGATTTAGTCGTCTTTCCCTATAGGAAATCGATGGAAGAAAAGATAATCGAACTGTCAGCAAAAGAAAGTACAGTGTTTTTGGAAAATATACGGGCAGCGAAAATAATTAAAATATTTGGACAAGAAACCTGTCGGGAAAGAATATGGTTGAATAGAAAAGCAGATTTTAATAATTCCTCAATTGAGCTGGCAAATTTCGATATAAACTTTGGATTCTTTGTGTCATTTTTTGGAATAATTTCATCTGTTATGATGTTGTATATTGGTGCCCAAATGGTAATCAAGGGAGAGTTTACCATTGGGATGCTGTTCGCTTATCAGGCATATTCGGGCCAGTTTTCAGGTCGCCTTTCAGCATTATTCGGACACTTTCTTTCATTTAAAATGCTGAACCTTCACCTGACGCGGTTGTCCGATATCGCCCATCATGAAGCAGAAACAAATACGCTATCGTCTGCTGGTTATACGCAACTGCCTGACAATAAAATTTCTACTGTCAGGTTTGAAAATCTTTCCTTCCGTTATGCCGATAATGAACCCTGGGTTTTGAAGGATGTTAATGTAGAAATAAACGATGGTGATATGCTCGCTTTTGTAGGGCCTTCCGGGCAAGGAAAGTCGACGCTGTTAAAACTGCTGATTGGACTTTTAAAGCCAACAGAAGGCGCAATCTATATCAATAATATTGATTTAACTCGATTGGACCCGAATGAATACCGGAAAATGTTAGGCGTCATCATGCAGGATGATAGTCTTTTATCGGGAACCATCAGGGAGAATATAACCTTCTTTGATCAACAGACTGATGAAGAGGCGTTAACAGAAGCAGCGAAAATCGCTTGCATTGATGGTGATATCCTGAAATTCCCCATGGGATATAACACCTTGGTGGGAGAAATGGGGTCAGCCCTTTCTGGTGGACAAAAGCAACGAATCTATTTTGCAAGAGCGATTTACAGGAAGCCCAATCTTCTCATGCTTGACGAAGGCACGGCAAACCTGGATGTGCCAACGGAGATCGCCATTGCAAACACAATAAAAGCATACGCCGGAATTAGAATTGTCGTGGCTCACCGACCGGCCTTGGTAGAAATAGCATCCAGGGTTTTCCTGGTTGATAACACCAGAGTGATCGAGTTCAAGGAGCGATAA
- a CDS encoding HlyD family secretion protein: MKLFRDEAIENQKGKVYGDIVLSAPKMYKYYIVVIVILLVVALFFLWLGKYNRKEIVSGYIDPVDGVIKVIADEPAVIDKILVSEGAQVKKGEPLIVFNRGKSTLSNKVVSDEIVTSLQKEIDLVDQLILAVNQKSDASILQTEEAIKSHYAAIKSLSLEQTIINDAIGLIERKKNRLLKLKKSGFVSEIDVENVDLEYVNLAMEIARVKREITNLENLISERRRALDVESQNWKVEILNLNQRKEGITKELINASVMNSYTVRSPIDGVIDNVFENAGRQIFPGAPVLTVRKAHAEMIARLIVPVKSSGLISTGQKVFLRMDAFPYQRYGVISGTIRRISTSPMTPGQLEMPITVGESFYVVDVELKNAQKKDGNAGLILKVGMTLKAEIIIERHSLLSYLLSPLKSVTKQYEVNPS, from the coding sequence TTGAAATTATTCAGAGACGAAGCCATCGAAAACCAAAAAGGTAAGGTGTATGGCGACATCGTTTTATCCGCCCCTAAAATGTATAAATATTACATTGTTGTGATTGTCATATTACTCGTTGTTGCGCTGTTTTTTTTATGGCTTGGAAAATACAACAGAAAAGAAATTGTAAGTGGTTATATTGATCCTGTTGATGGTGTCATTAAAGTAATTGCGGATGAACCTGCGGTTATCGATAAAATTTTAGTGTCCGAAGGAGCGCAAGTTAAGAAGGGAGAGCCATTGATTGTTTTCAACAGGGGAAAATCAACGCTGTCAAATAAAGTGGTATCTGATGAAATAGTTACGTCCTTGCAAAAGGAAATTGATCTTGTCGATCAACTTATTTTGGCTGTTAATCAAAAGTCTGATGCCTCCATACTTCAAACAGAAGAGGCCATTAAGTCACATTATGCAGCCATTAAAAGTCTTTCCTTGGAACAAACGATAATAAATGATGCGATCGGTTTAATTGAAAGAAAGAAAAATAGATTGTTGAAACTGAAAAAATCTGGATTTGTATCAGAAATAGACGTTGAAAATGTCGATCTTGAATATGTCAATCTGGCAATGGAAATTGCCAGGGTAAAAAGAGAGATAACAAACCTGGAAAATCTTATTTCGGAGCGACGCAGGGCACTTGATGTTGAAAGCCAAAACTGGAAGGTTGAAATTCTCAATTTAAATCAACGAAAAGAGGGAATTACCAAAGAACTCATAAACGCTTCGGTTATGAATAGTTACACAGTTCGATCACCCATTGATGGCGTGATTGATAATGTATTTGAAAATGCAGGTCGACAAATTTTCCCTGGGGCGCCTGTATTAACGGTACGTAAAGCTCATGCCGAAATGATTGCAAGACTTATTGTTCCAGTAAAATCGTCCGGTTTAATATCAACAGGTCAGAAAGTTTTTTTACGAATGGATGCATTTCCCTACCAGCGTTATGGTGTGATAAGTGGCACGATCAGGCGTATTTCTACCAGTCCAATGACACCCGGTCAGCTGGAAATGCCTATTACTGTTGGTGAATCGTTTTATGTGGTTGATGTAGAACTGAAGAATGCTCAAAAAAAGGATGGAAATGCCGGACTGATTTTGAAAGTGGGTATGACATTGAAAGCGGAAATTATTATCGAGCGTCATTCCTTGTTATCATATTTATTATCTCCTCTTAAATCCGTTACAAAGCAATATGAGGTTAACCCATCTTGA
- the vapC gene encoding type II toxin-antitoxin system tRNA(fMet)-specific endonuclease VapC, with the protein MLKYMLDTNIVIYVIKRRPIEALETFNRHAGQLCISSITLAELLHGAEKSAKPEHNLHQVEEFVSRLQVLDYGNKAAAHYGDIRAQLERQGTPIGVNDLHIAGHARSEGLVLVTNNLREFERVAALRLENWLG; encoded by the coding sequence ATGCTGAAATATATGCTGGATACCAATATCGTTATCTACGTCATTAAACGTCGTCCAATTGAAGCACTGGAAACATTTAATCGCCATGCCGGTCAGCTTTGTATCAGCAGTATCACCCTGGCGGAATTACTGCACGGTGCGGAAAAAAGTGCGAAGCCTGAACATAATCTCCACCAGGTTGAAGAGTTTGTATCGCGCTTGCAGGTATTGGATTACGGCAATAAAGCGGCAGCCCATTACGGGGATATTCGTGCACAGCTGGAACGTCAAGGTACTCCCATAGGCGTTAACGATTTACATATCGCTGGTCATGCACGCAGTGAAGGCTTGGTGTTGGTAACCAATAACCTGCGCGAGTTTGAACGAGTGGCTGCATTACGCCTGGAAAATTGGCTGGGCTGA
- the vapB gene encoding type II toxin-antitoxin system VapB family antitoxin — MATGSVFVNNRTQAVRLPAEVRFPDEVKKVHVRVMGPDRILSPADKTWDSFFLGGESVSDDFMTERASQEQSEREAF; from the coding sequence ATGGCAACAGGTTCGGTATTTGTAAATAACCGCACTCAAGCAGTGCGTTTGCCTGCGGAGGTGCGTTTTCCTGATGAGGTGAAGAAAGTACATGTGCGGGTAATGGGGCCAGATCGTATCCTGTCTCCTGCTGATAAAACCTGGGATAGTTTTTTCCTCGGTGGTGAGTCTGTCAGTGATGATTTTATGACGGAGCGAGCCAGCCAGGAGCAATCTGAGCGGGAAGCTTTTTGA
- a CDS encoding LysR substrate-binding domain-containing protein, translating into MHHAITLEALRVLDMIDKKGSFGAAAEALFKVPSALSYTVQKLESDLGINLFDRSKQKARLTAAGRLLLEQGRQLLQAATAIEESVQQLESGWETQLRIAKDTVLPLAPLLLQINAFNQLDKRVAISISEEVLGGTWDALVAERCDLALGASGELPKGIFEYRQLGVVEFVFAVAPNHPLCLHQGPVDAAAIRAFPTIVIADSSVSTPGRSSGLLESRQVIRVANTQAKIQAQVMGVGVGFLPKHLVADELHNGSLIALDCSVPRPPIPLYLAWRKGNNGKALRWFVEACAATAWLD; encoded by the coding sequence ATGCACCACGCCATTACCCTGGAAGCCCTGCGGGTGTTGGATATGATCGATAAAAAAGGCAGTTTTGGTGCCGCGGCCGAGGCGCTGTTTAAGGTGCCCTCTGCCCTGTCTTATACGGTGCAAAAGCTGGAATCCGACCTGGGCATCAATTTGTTTGATCGCAGCAAGCAAAAGGCCCGGCTCACCGCTGCCGGGCGCCTGTTGCTGGAACAGGGGCGCCAGTTGTTACAGGCGGCGACGGCTATTGAAGAATCGGTACAGCAACTGGAATCCGGTTGGGAAACCCAGCTGCGTATCGCCAAAGATACCGTCCTGCCGTTAGCGCCCCTGCTGCTGCAGATCAACGCGTTTAACCAGTTGGATAAGCGTGTGGCCATTAGCATTAGCGAGGAAGTGCTGGGCGGCACCTGGGATGCGCTGGTAGCTGAGCGCTGCGACCTGGCGCTGGGCGCCAGCGGTGAACTGCCCAAGGGCATTTTTGAATATCGCCAATTGGGGGTAGTGGAATTTGTGTTCGCCGTAGCGCCCAACCATCCCCTGTGTTTACACCAGGGGCCGGTAGATGCCGCAGCCATCCGGGCCTTTCCCACCATCGTCATTGCTGACTCTTCCGTAAGTACACCGGGTCGCTCCTCAGGATTATTGGAAAGTCGCCAGGTGATCCGGGTGGCCAATACCCAGGCCAAAATCCAGGCCCAGGTCATGGGCGTCGGCGTGGGCTTTTTGCCCAAACATCTGGTGGCGGATGAACTGCACAACGGCAGCCTGATCGCCCTGGACTGCAGCGTACCGCGCCCGCCTATACCCCTGTACTTGGCCTGGCGCAAGGGCAATAACGGCAAGGCGCTACGGTGGTTTGTGGAGGCTTGTGCGGCGACAGCTTGGCTGGATTAG
- a CDS encoding DoxX family protein — MSLINRVLSTNNSFSALALRLPLGIIFAAHGAQKLFGWFGGYGLQGTGQWMASIGLEPGVLMAFFAGSAEFFGGVALIIGLLTRPAAAVLAITMVVAIFSVHIGNGLFMSNNGYEFGLALLAGAVSLAISGGGRASLDRVITK, encoded by the coding sequence ATGAGCCTGATTAACCGTGTCCTCAGTACCAACAACAGCTTTTCCGCCCTGGCCCTGCGCCTGCCACTGGGCATCATCTTCGCCGCCCATGGTGCGCAGAAACTTTTCGGCTGGTTTGGCGGCTATGGCCTGCAAGGCACCGGACAGTGGATGGCGTCTATCGGCCTTGAACCAGGTGTATTGATGGCCTTCTTCGCTGGCTCGGCGGAGTTCTTCGGCGGTGTTGCCCTGATTATTGGCCTGCTCACCCGTCCGGCCGCGGCGGTACTCGCCATCACTATGGTGGTTGCTATCTTCTCGGTACATATCGGCAATGGCCTGTTTATGAGCAACAACGGTTATGAATTTGGCCTGGCGCTGCTCGCCGGTGCGGTATCCCTCGCCATTTCCGGTGGCGGGCGCGCCAGCCTGGACCGCGTCATCACAAAATAG
- a CDS encoding pirin family protein: MISIRHSQERGHANFGWLDSHHSFSFGSYYDPAHMGFSALRVINDDRVAPEAGFATHGHSDMEIISYVLEGEIAHKDSEGNIATLPPGEFQLMSAGSGIRHSEFNPSRATPLHFLQIWIQPNVYGQQPGYQQKDFGRSPGLTLVVSPDGAEGSLVIKQDARLYQLLLEPNTRAQLTASKARKYYVHLVDGELDIEGTTLRPGDGAKLADISALVLAAKGEAVKALVFDLP, from the coding sequence ATGATCAGTATTCGTCACAGCCAGGAACGGGGCCATGCCAACTTCGGCTGGCTCGACAGCCACCACAGTTTTTCCTTTGGCTCCTATTACGACCCGGCACATATGGGCTTTTCGGCACTGCGTGTAATTAACGATGACCGCGTTGCCCCTGAAGCCGGCTTTGCCACCCACGGTCACAGCGACATGGAAATTATCAGCTATGTGTTGGAGGGGGAAATTGCCCACAAGGATAGCGAAGGCAATATCGCCACCCTGCCTCCGGGTGAGTTCCAGTTGATGAGTGCCGGCAGCGGTATTCGCCACAGCGAGTTCAACCCCTCGCGTGCAACACCGCTGCATTTTTTGCAGATCTGGATCCAGCCCAATGTGTACGGACAACAACCTGGCTACCAGCAAAAAGATTTTGGTCGCAGCCCAGGCCTTACCCTGGTAGTAAGCCCTGACGGTGCCGAGGGCAGTTTGGTGATCAAGCAGGATGCGCGCCTGTATCAACTGCTGCTGGAACCCAACACCCGGGCGCAACTCACCGCCAGCAAAGCGCGCAAATACTATGTGCACCTGGTCGATGGCGAGCTGGACATCGAAGGCACCACCCTGCGCCCCGGTGATGGTGCAAAGCTTGCCGATATCAGCGCGCTGGTCTTAGCCGCCAAGGGGGAAGCCGTTAAGGCTTTGGTGTTTGATTTGCCGTAG
- a CDS encoding type II toxin-antitoxin system RelE/ParE family toxin has product MILSFKDIATEDIFNGKSTKAARTACPQAIWPVARRKLDQLDSVIALDELKIPPGNRLEQLSANRKGQHSIRINDQFRLCFTWTDTGPDKVEITNYH; this is encoded by the coding sequence ATGATTCTCTCCTTCAAAGACATAGCCACGGAAGACATATTCAATGGCAAATCCACCAAGGCAGCCCGGACAGCATGCCCGCAAGCCATATGGCCAGTGGCACGCAGGAAGCTGGATCAACTGGATTCTGTCATCGCCCTCGATGAACTTAAAATTCCACCCGGAAATCGACTAGAGCAGCTTTCCGCAAACCGCAAAGGACAGCACAGCATTCGCATCAATGATCAATTCAGGCTCTGCTTCACCTGGACAGACACAGGTCCCGACAAGGTAGAAATTACCAATTATCACTAG
- a CDS encoding HigA family addiction module antitoxin — translation MVRIPINREPTHPGEMLAEEFLLPMNITQRELADAIHVPYQRVNELVNKKRGVTPSTALRLGRFFGVSADFWLNLQVRWDLYKAQQAEKTELTKIKDYQHFREIA, via the coding sequence ATGGTCCGCATACCTATCAACAGAGAACCTACTCACCCAGGGGAAATGCTGGCTGAAGAATTCCTGCTGCCTATGAATATCACCCAGCGGGAATTGGCTGATGCCATTCATGTACCCTATCAAAGGGTGAACGAATTGGTTAATAAAAAAAGAGGGGTAACCCCCAGCACGGCCTTGCGCTTGGGGCGCTTCTTTGGTGTATCGGCTGATTTTTGGCTGAACTTGCAAGTGCGTTGGGATCTTTACAAAGCACAGCAGGCTGAAAAAACCGAACTCACCAAAATCAAGGATTACCAGCATTTTCGAGAGATCGCTTAA
- a CDS encoding ABC transporter permease, producing the protein MRSASRISAILFKEFKQLARDRITFAMIMMIPLVQLLLFGYAINTDVRHVPAALVDHSNSSLARQMVQDLRASQVVDFQQVFMSLEEAEHAITQGDISAVLYIPPDFNRRVNELSLVENPRPVAQWLTDASDPMLSNAIGALQHWPIGIRGVQVSVLPSSTFEIVNYFNPEKRSAVNIVPGLIAVILTMTMILFTSAAIVREREQGNMEFLITTPIRPLELMIGKILPYILVGFFQVGLILGLGRLFFAVPLPADIVSLLIITFLFIVSSLTLGLLISTRAQTQLQAMQMTVFILLPSILLSGFMFPFAAMPKPAQWLAEILPATHYVRMIRGVVLRDAHWTDLTPDVLALLVFSVIGMTAATLRFKKRLD; encoded by the coding sequence ATGCGCAGCGCCAGTAGAATCAGTGCGATTTTATTCAAGGAATTTAAACAGCTGGCGCGCGACCGTATCACTTTCGCCATGATCATGATGATCCCGCTTGTACAGTTGTTGTTATTTGGCTACGCCATTAACACCGATGTGCGTCATGTGCCAGCGGCGTTGGTGGATCATAGTAACTCCAGCCTGGCGCGGCAGATGGTGCAAGACCTGCGCGCCAGCCAGGTAGTTGATTTCCAGCAGGTGTTTATGTCCTTGGAAGAGGCGGAACACGCCATTACCCAAGGCGACATCAGCGCGGTCTTGTATATTCCGCCGGATTTCAACCGCCGCGTAAATGAGTTGAGCCTGGTGGAAAATCCGCGCCCGGTGGCACAGTGGCTCACCGATGCCTCTGACCCCATGCTCAGCAATGCCATAGGTGCATTGCAACACTGGCCGATAGGTATACGCGGTGTGCAAGTATCGGTACTGCCCTCGTCGACATTTGAAATCGTCAACTATTTCAACCCGGAAAAGCGCAGCGCTGTCAATATAGTGCCGGGATTGATTGCTGTGATACTCACCATGACCATGATCCTGTTTACCTCGGCGGCCATAGTGCGCGAGCGCGAACAGGGTAATATGGAGTTTTTAATTACCACGCCGATTCGCCCGCTGGAATTAATGATCGGTAAAATCCTGCCTTATATCCTGGTGGGGTTTTTCCAGGTGGGCCTTATCCTGGGATTGGGGCGATTATTTTTTGCGGTACCCTTGCCCGCCGATATTGTTTCGCTGTTGATAATTACGTTTTTATTTATTGTATCCAGCCTGACGCTGGGCCTGCTGATTTCCACCCGCGCCCAAACGCAGTTGCAGGCGATGCAGATGACGGTCTTTATCCTGCTGCCTTCGATTCTGCTATCCGGCTTTATGTTTCCCTTTGCCGCCATGCCCAAGCCAGCGCAGTGGCTTGCCGAAATCCTGCCCGCTACCCACTATGTGCGCATGATCCGCGGTGTAGTCCTGCGCGATGCCCACTGGACAGATTTAACCCCGGATGTGCTGGCACTGTTGGTGTTTAGTGTCATCGGCATGACAGCGGCAACACTGCGTTTTAAAAAGCGGCTGGATTAA
- a CDS encoding ABC transporter ATP-binding protein, which produces MNNTTANDLAIQVRKLSRRFGDFFAVHELDLEVPRGCIYGFLGPNGCGKSTSIRMLTGLLTPTSGDVSVLGCELPRDAEKLRQHIGYMTQKFSLYENLTVRENLDFVARIYGIIHDTAKARIAEALDLYHLLDKQRVMAGSLSGGQKQRLALAAATLHRPQLLFLDEPTSAVDPENRREFWERLFDLCDAGTTILVSTHYMDEAERCHRIAILETGEKRADGSPEELMARMNAEVVEISGEQLRELRRQLLDEDFVLSAAQLGSRLRVLLKKSRTYSDAELRQLFGEQRRYEKVRPSLEDVFVANTGVAYAQRQ; this is translated from the coding sequence ATGAATAACACTACGGCGAATGACCTGGCGATCCAGGTAAGAAAACTCTCGCGCCGCTTTGGTGACTTTTTTGCAGTGCACGAATTGGACTTGGAAGTGCCACGCGGTTGCATCTATGGCTTTCTTGGACCAAACGGCTGTGGTAAATCCACCTCGATTCGCATGCTCACCGGGTTGCTCACCCCGACCAGTGGTGATGTAAGTGTACTGGGATGTGAATTGCCGCGCGACGCCGAAAAACTGCGCCAGCATATTGGCTATATGACGCAAAAATTTTCCCTCTACGAAAACCTGACCGTGCGTGAAAACCTGGATTTTGTTGCGCGCATCTACGGCATTATCCATGACACCGCTAAAGCGCGCATTGCCGAAGCGCTGGATCTTTACCACTTGCTGGACAAGCAGCGTGTGATGGCCGGTTCGTTAAGCGGCGGACAAAAACAGCGCCTGGCACTGGCTGCCGCTACCTTGCATCGCCCGCAATTGTTATTCCTTGACGAGCCCACCTCGGCGGTAGACCCGGAAAACCGGCGTGAATTCTGGGAGCGGCTATTCGATCTGTGCGATGCCGGTACAACCATCCTGGTATCCACCCACTATATGGACGAAGCTGAGCGCTGCCACCGTATCGCTATCCTTGAAACCGGTGAAAAGCGCGCCGATGGCAGCCCGGAAGAATTGATGGCTCGCATGAATGCCGAGGTGGTTGAAATTAGCGGCGAGCAATTGCGCGAACTGCGCCGGCAATTACTCGACGAAGATTTTGTTTTATCGGCAGCACAGCTGGGCTCACGCCTGCGGGTGTTGTTAAAAAAGTCGCGTACATATAGCGATGCTGAACTGCGCCAGTTATTTGGCGAACAGCGCCGTTACGAAAAAGTGCGACCCAGTTTGGAGGATGTCTTTGTTGCCAACACAGGAGTGGCTTATGCGCAGCGCCAGTAG
- a CDS encoding HlyD family secretion protein: protein MKTQRIWHMLVLLGLLTSLAACQKMEDRSAYGTLERDRLTLLATDSEIIVQQAVSKGSAVQRGDLLLQLDTTRQQARVAQAQAEVGRLRAALLQYQNGSREEQVASARARVSGAQTHFNEAEKQWVRIKQLRSQSLVAAADLDQAQLERDLANAQLTDYQQQLRELETGTRVETIAQAQAAVQSAEAALAQEQKHLEDLSIRATRDGVLEDFPWQLGERVPAGAVAAIMVADTQPYARLFIPEPSLAHYKVGDTVKILVDGRAQPLQGRIRLISQQASFTPHFALYQTERTRLMYVSEVLLDNASDLPTGIPLQMPLP from the coding sequence ATGAAGACTCAACGGATATGGCACATGCTGGTACTGCTCGGTTTGCTGACCAGCCTTGCCGCCTGCCAGAAAATGGAAGATCGCTCCGCCTACGGAACCCTGGAGCGCGATCGCCTTACGCTGTTGGCCACCGACAGCGAAATTATCGTGCAACAGGCCGTGAGCAAGGGCAGTGCAGTACAGCGGGGCGATTTATTGTTGCAGTTGGATACCACTCGCCAACAGGCGCGAGTTGCACAGGCACAGGCGGAAGTAGGGCGTTTGCGCGCGGCGCTCCTGCAATACCAAAATGGCTCGCGCGAAGAACAAGTTGCCAGCGCGCGTGCGCGGGTAAGCGGTGCTCAAACCCATTTTAATGAAGCGGAAAAACAATGGGTACGTATCAAACAATTGCGCAGCCAATCCCTGGTGGCGGCAGCAGATCTCGACCAGGCGCAGTTGGAGCGCGATCTGGCCAATGCGCAGCTCACCGATTACCAGCAGCAATTGCGCGAACTGGAAACCGGCACGCGGGTGGAGACCATCGCGCAGGCACAGGCGGCTGTGCAGAGTGCCGAGGCGGCCTTGGCGCAGGAGCAAAAACACCTGGAAGATTTGAGCATTCGCGCCACGCGCGATGGTGTGCTGGAAGATTTTCCCTGGCAACTGGGCGAGCGTGTCCCCGCCGGTGCCGTAGCTGCCATTATGGTGGCCGATACCCAGCCCTACGCGCGCCTGTTTATTCCCGAGCCTTCACTAGCCCATTATAAAGTGGGAGATACTGTAAAAATTCTGGTGGACGGTCGTGCACAACCGCTGCAAGGCCGCATTCGCCTGATTAGCCAGCAGGCCAGTTTCACCCCGCATTTTGCCCTGTACCAAACCGAGCGCACGCGGTTGATGTATGTGAGCGAAGTATTGCTCGATAACGCCAGTGATTTACCCACCGGTATCCCCCTGCAGATGCCACTGCCATGA
- a CDS encoding TetR/AcrR family transcriptional regulator → MPANRGRPKAPDSDTHAARVRLLMAARQLFVKCGYAKVSTRQIAEAAGLNAGMIRYYFGDKAGLFEATLRETLAPIIEELSRRARAPQAQDIAAVIGMYYQVMGPNPDLPKLVFRSLHDPGSPEHRIVSRVLGSFVDQAVQSFHVLLNNPGVLRDGIVTNQALLSTIALAVFPFLAPSIMLNKLAISLNPEFLTQFAQHNGTLLSGGMLQAPYTTLDPTTSTR, encoded by the coding sequence ATGCCAGCGAATCGCGGAAGACCCAAAGCCCCGGACAGCGACACCCATGCGGCGCGGGTGCGCCTGCTGATGGCCGCGCGCCAGTTATTTGTAAAATGCGGTTACGCCAAGGTTTCCACCCGTCAAATTGCCGAGGCTGCCGGCCTGAATGCAGGCATGATCCGTTACTACTTCGGCGATAAGGCTGGCCTGTTTGAAGCCACATTGCGCGAGACCCTCGCTCCCATAATTGAGGAACTCAGCCGTCGTGCCCGTGCGCCCCAGGCACAGGATATAGCGGCGGTGATCGGTATGTATTACCAGGTGATGGGCCCCAATCCCGATTTACCCAAGCTGGTGTTTCGCTCCCTGCACGATCCCGGCTCGCCTGAGCATCGTATCGTCAGTCGGGTATTGGGTAGTTTTGTCGATCAGGCCGTACAAAGTTTTCATGTATTACTGAACAACCCGGGTGTATTGCGTGATGGTATTGTCACCAACCAGGCACTGCTATCCACCATAGCGCTTGCGGTATTCCCTTTCCTGGCGCCGTCCATCATGCTCAATAAATTGGCTATCTCGCTCAATCCTGAATTCCTCACGCAGTTTGCGCAACACAATGGCACCTTACTCAGTGGCGGCATGTTGCAAGCGCCTTATACAACCCTCGACCCTACAACCTCGACCCGGTAA